The following is a genomic window from Candidatus Binatus sp..
GAAGGAATCGTCAAGCATTCGAATTTTCACGATCGTCCCGCCGCGCGCGAATTCGATCCTGCCATCTATCCGTGCCTCGAGGCGCAGATAGTCGATCTCGCCGATGAAATCGCGTACCTCGCGCACGACATCGACGACGGCGTCAAGGCCGGGATGCTCAGTTCCGAAGAATTGAACGCGTCGTCGATGTATCGCGCGGCCTCAGCCGCGGCGCGCAGCACATCTCCTGACGCCGAGCCCCGCATTCATCGCTATCAGACCGTGATCAAAATGATCGACGCGATGTCCACCGACCTGATGACCCACGTCGCCGCGGAACTCGAGCGCGCCAAGGTGTCGAGCATCGACGACGTGCGCCGACAGGGTAGGGCGCTCGCGAGTTTCGGCCCCGCGATGGGCGTGCAGGTCGAGGAAATCAAGCAGGTGATGCGCGACAAGTTGTATCGCCATTACCGCGTCAGCCGGATGACGGAAAAGGCGGGCAGGGTGCTCGCGCAACTGTTCCAGACCTACATGGCGGAGCCGCGCCAGATTCCCGCGCATGTGCTCGCGCGCGCGGAACGCGACGGTGAGCCGGTGTCGCGCGCCGTCGCGGATTATATCGCCGGCATGACCGACCGTTTCGCGCTCGACGAATACCGGAAGCTGTTTGACCCCGATGAACGCGTCTGATAGCTCC
Proteins encoded in this region:
- a CDS encoding deoxyguanosinetriphosphate triphosphohydrolase codes for the protein MPSRASRGRRYPEPEHPIRTAFQRDRDRIIHSAAFRRLEYKTQVFVNHEGDYYRTRLTHTLEAAQITRTVARALGLNEELAEAVALAHDLGHTPFGHAGEKMLNELMTPYGGFDHNAQSLRTVDWIEIRYPNFRGLNLSFEVREGIVKHSNFHDRPAAREFDPAIYPCLEAQIVDLADEIAYLAHDIDDGVKAGMLSSEELNASSMYRAASAAARSTSPDAEPRIHRYQTVIKMIDAMSTDLMTHVAAELERAKVSSIDDVRRQGRALASFGPAMGVQVEEIKQVMRDKLYRHYRVSRMTEKAGRVLAQLFQTYMAEPRQIPAHVLARAERDGEPVSRAVADYIAGMTDRFALDEYRKLFDPDERV